The following coding sequences lie in one Flavobacterium cyclinae genomic window:
- a CDS encoding DUF3467 domain-containing protein, whose protein sequence is MENNNQQGQINIELDEQTAEGIYSNLAIINHSNSEFVVDFVTIMPGVPKAKVKSRIILTPQHAKRLLKALGENIHRFESAHGKIEEGEQPPIPLNFGPTGQA, encoded by the coding sequence ATGGAAAATAATAACCAACAAGGACAAATTAACATCGAATTAGACGAGCAAACAGCTGAAGGAATTTATTCTAATTTAGCTATTATCAATCATTCTAATTCTGAGTTTGTAGTAGATTTCGTAACGATTATGCCGGGAGTGCCAAAGGCGAAAGTAAAATCAAGAATTATTTTAACGCCTCAACATGCAAAACGTTTGTTGAAAGCATTAGGAGAAAATATTCACCGTTTTGAAAGTGCTCATGGAAAAATTGAAGAAGGAGAACAACCTCCAATTCCTTTAAATTTTGGTCCAACAGGGCAAGCATAA
- a CDS encoding erythromycin esterase family protein — MKNIAIVLCSLFSISFSAQEFNPKIITLSQNPEITDFSFLKKELKDVQVVMLGENTHFDGNVFEMKTKIVQYLHQEMGFNTIAFESGIYDVWNAQKNIEQGQNVKEALSNSLFSIWAKRNEFQSFIEFYNQNKKDLKIFGFDYQITGNNGNVDLAKDIFEYSKRVNYKIKFKQEDFELLLESMTNSGMFDEEDISYEQFKTELTLFKTKISQQKDSEEKFYWNQIVKSLLELGYDAISKEEILSTFNTTSYDNIRDKQMANNLLAYLKQNPDAKIICWGANAHFANNLSSITEPILKEFVPMGSYIKKELKNKVYSLAAVTSEDSIYLQNKWNKTPIKKHSFEYFLKEKNTSPHIFISSNQIGMQISAWNRLFSPITFVESKLNELHDGYLYFRTVAPSTLIDSDEKNVFFKTKEKQKNNFSEHNDDELKKTELNEVIIYGKRTAYQVMKNVVESLEKNYPDNAFSSLMKTNIQTKVSNVTYLDFDLIAEQYDLGYVNHINRSTKNIKELRWNKKGDFLSESLREYHGLVYNCPIKYAPFLKKGKFKKFIFQIEESKMYNNEEVFVINFSSPRNHSTFTRRVFLSNYSGYLYVNKKDFAIVKIFENWSVTEFPEQFREGFHLKNSLSKYSSKEYKNESMLTEFTKNGEHYFIVQSTSVLSGNVYNDKTDNEEFEITAHSNWKDFNIQNPKLIKNKDEVHSFEKINYNEDFWSNLKF, encoded by the coding sequence TTGAAAAATATAGCAATTGTACTTTGCAGTTTGTTTAGTATATCATTTTCTGCTCAAGAATTCAATCCAAAAATAATAACTCTTTCACAAAATCCCGAAATCACTGATTTTAGTTTTTTAAAAAAAGAATTAAAAGATGTTCAAGTGGTTATGCTTGGAGAAAATACGCATTTTGATGGAAATGTATTTGAAATGAAAACCAAAATCGTTCAATATTTGCATCAAGAGATGGGGTTTAATACAATTGCATTTGAATCTGGAATTTATGATGTGTGGAACGCTCAAAAAAATATTGAACAAGGACAAAATGTAAAGGAAGCACTATCAAATTCTTTGTTTTCTATTTGGGCAAAAAGAAACGAATTTCAAAGTTTTATCGAGTTTTATAATCAGAATAAGAAAGATTTGAAAATTTTCGGTTTTGATTATCAGATTACGGGTAATAACGGAAATGTTGATCTTGCTAAAGATATTTTTGAATATTCTAAAAGAGTCAATTATAAAATAAAATTTAAACAAGAAGATTTTGAGTTGCTTTTAGAATCGATGACTAATTCTGGAATGTTTGATGAAGAAGATATTTCTTATGAACAATTTAAAACCGAATTAACGTTATTTAAAACTAAAATTAGCCAACAAAAAGATTCTGAGGAAAAGTTTTATTGGAATCAAATTGTAAAAAGTCTTTTAGAGTTAGGTTATGATGCTATTTCAAAAGAAGAAATTTTAAGCACTTTCAACACAACTTCATATGACAATATTCGCGACAAACAAATGGCGAACAATTTATTAGCTTATTTAAAACAAAATCCTGATGCTAAGATAATTTGTTGGGGAGCCAATGCGCATTTTGCTAATAATTTGAGTTCGATTACTGAACCTATATTAAAAGAGTTTGTACCAATGGGTTCTTACATTAAAAAAGAACTAAAAAACAAAGTGTATAGTTTGGCTGCTGTAACATCTGAAGATTCTATTTATCTTCAAAATAAATGGAACAAAACACCAATCAAAAAGCACTCATTTGAGTATTTCTTAAAAGAGAAAAATACGTCACCACATATTTTCATTTCTTCAAATCAAATTGGAATGCAAATTTCAGCATGGAATAGACTTTTTAGCCCAATTACATTTGTGGAAAGTAAATTAAATGAATTGCATGATGGTTATCTCTATTTTAGAACCGTTGCACCTTCGACTTTAATTGATTCTGATGAAAAGAATGTTTTTTTTAAAACTAAAGAAAAACAAAAGAATAATTTTTCTGAACATAATGATGATGAACTAAAGAAAACAGAATTAAATGAAGTTATCATTTACGGAAAAAGAACAGCTTATCAGGTAATGAAAAACGTTGTTGAGTCTTTGGAAAAAAATTATCCTGATAACGCATTTAGTTCTTTGATGAAAACCAATATTCAAACCAAAGTTTCAAATGTTACTTATCTTGATTTTGATTTAATTGCCGAACAATATGATTTAGGATACGTCAATCATATCAATAGAAGTACCAAAAATATAAAAGAATTAAGATGGAATAAGAAAGGAGATTTTCTATCGGAAAGTTTAAGAGAATATCATGGTTTGGTTTATAATTGTCCAATAAAATATGCGCCTTTTTTGAAAAAAGGAAAGTTTAAAAAATTTATTTTTCAAATAGAAGAATCTAAGATGTACAATAATGAAGAAGTCTTTGTAATTAATTTTTCATCTCCAAGAAATCATTCCACTTTTACCAGACGTGTTTTTTTAAGTAACTATTCAGGATATTTGTATGTAAATAAAAAAGATTTTGCCATTGTAAAGATTTTTGAAAATTGGTCAGTAACCGAATTCCCTGAACAGTTTAGAGAGGGGTTTCATCTTAAAAATTCTTTATCAAAATACTCTTCTAAAGAATATAAAAACGAATCCATGCTTACAGAATTTACAAAAAATGGTGAGCATTATTTCATTGTACAATCTACAAGTGTTTTATCTGGGAATGTTTATAATGATAAAACAGATAACGAAGAATTTGAAATAACAGCACATTCAAATTGGAAGGATTTTAACATTCAGAATCCTAAACTAATAAAAAATAAGGATGAAGTACATTCATTTGAGAAAATTAATTATAACGAAGATTTTTGGAGCAACTTGAAGTTTTAA
- a CDS encoding GNAT family N-acetyltransferase, translated as MNLIKANSEDIPIIIDLTKKIWPVAYGEILSKAQLDYMIDKFYNEPALCELMQKGHIFYLAQDDKDNYVGFVSYEINSEPNKTKIHKIYVLPETQGIGLGRQFFELVKDKAIENNQEAIFLNVNKYNNAIHFYTKLGFTTVKDEVIDIGSGYVMDDYVMEVAII; from the coding sequence ATGAATTTAATAAAAGCAAATTCTGAAGATATTCCAATTATCATCGACTTAACCAAGAAAATTTGGCCCGTTGCTTATGGAGAAATATTATCAAAAGCACAATTAGATTACATGATTGACAAGTTTTATAACGAACCTGCTTTATGCGAATTAATGCAAAAAGGACACATTTTTTATTTGGCACAAGATGATAAAGATAATTATGTAGGTTTTGTTTCCTATGAAATTAATAGCGAACCCAATAAAACCAAAATCCACAAAATTTACGTGTTACCCGAAACTCAAGGAATAGGTTTAGGTAGACAATTTTTTGAATTGGTAAAAGATAAAGCCATAGAAAATAACCAAGAAGCTATTTTCTTAAACGTAAACAAATACAACAACGCCATACATTTTTACACCAAACTAGGCTTTACAACAGTAAAAGATGAAGTAATAGATATAGGAAGTGGTTATGTGATGGATGATTATGTGATGGAGGTAGCAATTATATAA
- the rpoB gene encoding DNA-directed RNA polymerase subunit beta — protein MITNQTERLNFASTKNIPQYPDFLDIQVKSFKDFFQLETKSDERGNEGLYNTFMENFPITDTRNQFVLEFLDYFIDPPRYTIEECIDRGLTYSVPLKARLKLYCTDPEHEDFETIVQDVYLGTIPYMTPSGTFVINGAERVVVSQLHRSPGVFFGQSFHANGTKLYSARIIPFKGSWIEFATDINNVMYAYIDRKKKLPVTTLFRAIGFERDKDILEIFDLAEEIKVSKTGIKKYAGRRLAARVLNTWHEDFVDEDTGEVVSIERNEIILDRDTILDKDNIEEIIEADVKTILLHKEDNNAADYTIIHNTLQKDPTNSEKEAVEHIYRQLRNAEPPDEETARGIIDKLFFSDQRYNLGEVGRYRMNKKLNLDIPMEKQVLTKEDIITIVKYLIELINSKAEIDDIDHLSNRRVRTVGEQLSAQFGVGLARMARTIRERMNVRDNEVFTPIDLINAKTLSSVINSFFGTNQLSQFMDQTNPLAEITHKRRLSALGPGGLSRERAGFEVRDVHYTHYGRLCPIETPEGPNIGLISSLGVYAKVNGMGFIETPYRKVTNGQVDLISEPIYLSAEEEEGKMIAQANIEMDANGKITADKVIAREEGDFPVVEPTVVHYTDVAPNQIASISASLIPFLEHDDANRALMGSNMMRQAVPLLRPEAPIVGTGLERQVASDSRVLINAEGSGTVEYVDANMITIKYDRTEEERMVSFDTDEKTYQLIKYRKTNQSTCINLKPIVRKGDRVVKGQVLCEGYATQNGELAIGRNLKVAFMPWKGYNFEDAIVISEKVVRDDIFTSLHIDDYTLEVRDTKLGNEELTNDIPNVSEEATKDLDENGMIRIGAEVKPGDILIGKITPKGESDPTPEEKLLRAIFGDKAGDVKDASLKASPSLHGVVLDKKLFAKAVKDKRKRSKDKEDVDKLETEFEVKYNDLKDKLIEKLFVIIDGKTSQGVMNDLGEEVLPKGKKFTKKMLQGVEDFAHLTKGQWTTDEHTNAMVNDLIHNYKIKLNDLQGWLRREKFTITVGDELPSGILKLAKVYIAKKRKLKVGDKMAGRHGNKGIVAKIVRHEDMPFLEDGTPVDIVLNPLGVPSRMNIGQIYETVLGWAGQKLGKKFATPIFDGATLDQINALTDEAGIPRFGHTYLYDGGTGERFHQPATVGVIYMLKLGHMVDDKMHARSIGPYSLITQQPLGGKAQFGGQRFGEMEVWALEAYGASSTLREILTVKSDDVIGRAKTYEAIVKGETMPEPGLPESFNVLMHELKGLGLDIRLEE, from the coding sequence ATGATAACAAATCAGACTGAAAGATTAAATTTTGCTTCGACAAAAAACATTCCACAATATCCAGATTTTCTAGATATTCAAGTGAAATCGTTTAAAGATTTCTTCCAATTGGAAACGAAATCAGATGAAAGAGGCAACGAAGGGCTGTATAATACCTTCATGGAAAATTTTCCAATTACTGATACGAGAAACCAATTCGTATTAGAGTTTCTAGATTATTTTATTGATCCACCTAGATATACTATTGAAGAGTGTATTGATAGAGGTTTAACATATAGTGTGCCTCTTAAAGCTAGATTAAAATTATATTGTACTGACCCTGAACACGAGGATTTTGAAACAATCGTTCAAGATGTGTATTTAGGAACAATACCATATATGACACCTAGCGGTACTTTCGTTATCAATGGTGCAGAGCGTGTAGTTGTATCGCAGTTACACAGATCTCCAGGTGTATTCTTTGGACAGTCTTTCCATGCAAATGGAACTAAATTATATTCTGCCAGAATTATTCCATTTAAAGGTTCTTGGATTGAATTCGCTACCGATATCAACAACGTAATGTATGCGTATATCGATAGAAAGAAAAAATTGCCTGTAACTACTTTATTCAGAGCAATCGGATTTGAAAGAGATAAAGATATCTTAGAAATTTTCGACTTAGCTGAAGAAATTAAAGTATCTAAAACAGGAATCAAGAAATATGCGGGAAGAAGACTTGCTGCACGTGTATTAAATACATGGCATGAAGACTTCGTGGATGAGGATACTGGTGAAGTGGTTTCTATTGAGCGTAACGAAATTATCTTAGATCGTGATACAATTCTTGATAAAGATAATATCGAAGAAATAATTGAAGCAGACGTAAAAACTATCCTTTTACATAAAGAGGACAACAATGCGGCTGATTACACAATTATCCACAATACGTTACAAAAAGACCCAACAAACTCTGAAAAAGAGGCTGTTGAGCATATTTACAGACAATTACGTAACGCGGAACCGCCTGATGAGGAAACGGCTCGTGGTATTATAGATAAATTATTCTTCTCTGACCAACGTTATAACTTAGGTGAAGTAGGTCGTTACAGAATGAACAAAAAGTTAAATCTTGATATTCCTATGGAAAAACAAGTTTTAACTAAAGAAGATATTATTACAATCGTTAAATATTTGATCGAATTAATCAACTCTAAAGCAGAGATTGATGATATCGACCACTTATCAAACCGTCGTGTAAGAACTGTTGGTGAGCAATTATCAGCTCAGTTCGGAGTAGGTTTAGCTCGTATGGCTAGAACTATCCGTGAAAGAATGAACGTTCGTGATAACGAGGTGTTTACACCTATCGATTTGATTAATGCTAAAACATTATCATCGGTAATTAACTCATTCTTTGGAACAAACCAGTTATCTCAGTTCATGGACCAAACGAATCCATTAGCAGAGATTACACACAAACGTCGTTTATCTGCCCTTGGACCTGGAGGTTTATCTAGAGAAAGAGCTGGTTTCGAGGTTCGTGACGTTCACTATACACACTACGGAAGACTTTGTCCAATTGAAACTCCAGAGGGACCAAACATTGGTTTGATTTCATCTTTAGGGGTTTATGCAAAAGTTAACGGAATGGGATTCATCGAAACTCCTTACCGTAAAGTAACTAACGGACAAGTTGATTTAATTTCTGAACCTATCTACTTAAGCGCTGAAGAAGAAGAAGGTAAAATGATTGCGCAAGCAAACATTGAAATGGATGCTAACGGAAAAATTACAGCTGATAAAGTTATTGCTCGTGAGGAAGGTGACTTCCCAGTAGTAGAACCTACAGTTGTTCATTATACAGACGTTGCTCCAAATCAGATTGCTTCAATTTCAGCTTCATTGATTCCTTTCTTAGAGCATGATGATGCGAACCGTGCGTTGATGGGATCTAACATGATGCGTCAGGCCGTTCCATTATTACGTCCTGAAGCTCCAATCGTTGGTACTGGTTTAGAAAGACAAGTTGCTTCTGATTCAAGAGTGTTAATCAACGCTGAAGGTAGCGGAACTGTAGAGTATGTTGATGCTAATATGATTACCATCAAATACGACAGAACTGAAGAAGAGCGTATGGTAAGCTTTGATACAGATGAGAAAACGTATCAATTAATCAAATATAGAAAAACCAACCAAAGTACTTGTATCAACTTAAAACCAATCGTTAGAAAAGGTGACAGAGTTGTAAAAGGTCAAGTATTATGTGAAGGTTATGCTACTCAAAACGGAGAATTAGCAATCGGAAGAAACTTAAAAGTGGCGTTCATGCCATGGAAAGGATATAACTTCGAGGATGCTATCGTAATTTCTGAAAAAGTAGTACGTGATGATATCTTTACATCATTACATATTGATGATTATACATTAGAAGTTCGTGATACTAAGTTAGGTAACGAAGAATTAACGAATGATATTCCAAACGTTTCTGAAGAAGCTACTAAAGATTTAGATGAAAACGGTATGATTAGAATTGGAGCAGAGGTAAAACCTGGCGATATTTTAATCGGAAAAATTACACCAAAAGGAGAATCAGATCCTACTCCAGAAGAAAAACTTTTAAGAGCAATCTTTGGAGATAAAGCAGGTGATGTTAAAGATGCTTCATTAAAAGCGTCTCCATCTTTACACGGTGTAGTTTTAGATAAAAAATTATTTGCGAAAGCAGTAAAAGATAAGAGAAAACGTTCTAAAGATAAAGAAGACGTTGATAAATTAGAAACAGAATTCGAAGTTAAGTACAACGACTTGAAAGACAAATTAATTGAAAAATTATTTGTTATCATCGATGGTAAAACTTCTCAAGGTGTAATGAACGATTTAGGTGAAGAAGTATTACCAAAAGGTAAAAAATTCACTAAAAAGATGTTACAAGGAGTTGAAGATTTTGCTCACTTAACTAAAGGTCAGTGGACAACAGATGAGCATACTAATGCTATGGTGAACGACTTAATTCACAATTACAAAATCAAATTAAACGATTTACAAGGTTGGTTAAGAAGAGAGAAATTCACAATTACTGTGGGAGATGAATTACCTTCTGGAATTTTAAAACTTGCTAAAGTTTACATCGCTAAGAAACGTAAATTGAAAGTAGGGGATAAAATGGCAGGACGTCACGGTAACAAAGGTATTGTTGCTAAAATCGTTCGTCATGAAGATATGCCATTCTTAGAAGACGGAACACCAGTAGATATCGTATTGAATCCACTTGGGGTACCATCTCGTATGAACATCGGTCAGATTTATGAAACGGTACTTGGATGGGCTGGTCAAAAATTAGGTAAGAAGTTTGCTACTCCAATTTTTGATGGTGCTACTTTAGATCAAATTAATGCCTTAACAGACGAAGCAGGAATTCCAAGATTCGGTCATACATATTTATATGACGGAGGAACTGGAGAGCGTTTCCACCAACCAGCAACTGTAGGAGTTATCTACATGTTGAAATTAGGTCACATGGTAGACGATAAAATGCACGCTCGTTCTATTGGTCCTTACTCTTTAATTACGCAACAACCATTAGGAGGTAAAGCTCAGTTCGGAGGTCAGCGTTTTGGAGAGATGGAGGTTTGGGCTCTTGAAGCATATGGTGCATCAAGTACGCTAAGAGAAATCTTAACTGTTAAATCGGATGACGTTATTGGTAGAGCTAAAACTTACGAAGCTATCGTTAAAGGAGAAACTATGCCAGAACCAGGATTACCTGAATCGTTCAATGTATTAATGCATGAATTAAAAGGTCTTGGATTAGACATCAGATTAGAAGAATAA
- the rpoC gene encoding DNA-directed RNA polymerase subunit beta', producing the protein MTRLKDKNTVKRFDKITIGLASPESILAESRGEVLKPETINYRTHKPERDGLFCERIFGPVKDYECACGKYKRIRYKGIVCDRCGVEVTEKKVRRDRVGHINLVVPIAHIWYFRSLPNKIGYILGLPSKKLDMIIYYERYVVIQPGIAKNADGESLQKLDFLTEEEYLNILDTLPMENQYLDDNDPNKFIAKMGAECIMDLLARTDLDELSYELRHAANNETSKQRKTEALKRLNVVESFRESNLNRENRPEWMILKVIPVIPPELRPLVPLDGGRFATSDLNDLYRRVIIRNNRLKRLMEIKAPEVILRNEKRMLQESVDSLFDNTRKASAVKTESNRPLKSLSDSLKGKQGRFRQNLLGKRVDYSARSVIVVGPEMKMYECGLPKDMAAELYKPFVIRKLIERGIVKTVKSAKKIIDKKEPVVWDILENVIKGHPVLLNRAPTLHRLGIQAFQPKLIEGKAIQLHPLTCTAFNADFDGDQMAVHLPLGPEAILEAQLLMLASHNILNPANGAPITVPSQDMVLGLYYMTKERLSTPEHKILGEGLTFYSAEEVNIALNEGKLELNARVKIRAKDFNENGELVYKIIQTTAGRVLFNEVVPEAAGYINEVLTKKSLRDIIGKILAVTDVPTTAAFLDNMKDMGYKFAFRGGLSFSLGDIRIPEQKEKLIADAREQVEGISMNYSMGLITNNERYNQVIDIWTSANAQLTELAMKNIREDQQGFNSVYMMLDSGARGSKEQIRQLTGMRGLMAKPKKSTAGGGEIIENPILSNFKEGLSILEYFISTHGARKGLADTALKTADAGYLTRRLHDVSQDVIVNSVDCGTLRGIEVSALKKNEEIVETLGERILGRVALQNVINPLDNEILVHAGEEITEAIVKKIEASPVERVDVRSPLTCEATKGICAKCYGRNLATGKMTQKGEAVGVIAAQSIGEPGTQLTLRTFHVGGVAGGISEESSIVTRFAGRLEIEDLKTVKGEDAEGNTVDIVISRSTELKLVEPKTGIVLNTHYIPYGSSIFVNDGDIVEKGTTICKWDPYNGVIISEFTGKVGYEDLEQGQSFIVEIDEQTGFQEKVISEGRNKKLIPTLHIYGKDGELIRSYNLPVGAHLMVNDGEKIKAGKILVKIPRRSSKAGDITGGLPRITELLEARNPSNPAVVSEIDGVVTFGKIKRGNREIAIESKFGEVKKYLVKLSNQILVQENDFVKAGTPLSDGAITPEDILRIQGPSAVQQYLVNEIQEVYRLQGVKINDKHFEVVIRQMMRKVRIVDPGDTLFLEDQLAHTSDFIVENDKLYGMKVVEDAGDSENLKPGQIVSPRQLRDENSLLKRNDKNLVVARDVITATATPVLQGITRASLQTKSFISAASFQETTKVLNEAAVAGKVDTLEGLKENVIVGHRIPAGTGMRDYDNIIVGSKEEYNELMAAKEEFNY; encoded by the coding sequence ATGACAAGATTAAAAGATAAAAATACCGTTAAAAGATTTGACAAAATCACGATAGGATTAGCTTCTCCAGAGTCTATTTTGGCAGAGTCTAGAGGTGAGGTTTTAAAACCAGAAACAATTAACTATCGTACCCACAAACCAGAAAGAGATGGTCTTTTCTGTGAGCGAATTTTCGGTCCAGTTAAAGATTATGAGTGTGCTTGTGGTAAGTATAAAAGAATCCGCTACAAAGGAATCGTTTGTGACCGATGTGGTGTTGAAGTAACGGAGAAAAAAGTACGTAGAGACAGAGTTGGACACATCAACTTAGTTGTGCCAATCGCTCACATTTGGTATTTCCGTTCGTTACCAAACAAAATCGGATATATTTTAGGATTACCATCTAAGAAATTAGATATGATTATTTACTACGAAAGATATGTAGTAATTCAACCAGGTATTGCTAAAAATGCTGATGGCGAATCTTTACAAAAATTAGATTTCCTTACAGAAGAAGAGTATTTAAATATTTTAGATACACTTCCAATGGAAAATCAATATTTAGATGATAATGATCCAAATAAATTCATCGCTAAAATGGGTGCTGAATGTATTATGGATTTATTAGCTCGTACAGATTTAGATGAATTATCATATGAATTACGTCATGCAGCTAATAACGAAACATCTAAACAACGTAAGACAGAAGCCTTAAAACGTTTAAATGTTGTTGAATCATTCCGTGAGTCTAACTTAAACAGAGAAAACCGTCCTGAGTGGATGATTTTAAAAGTAATTCCAGTTATTCCACCAGAATTACGTCCGTTAGTGCCACTTGATGGAGGTCGTTTTGCTACGTCAGATTTAAATGATTTATACAGAAGAGTTATCATCCGTAACAACCGTTTAAAAAGATTAATGGAGATCAAAGCTCCAGAAGTAATTTTAAGAAACGAAAAACGTATGTTACAAGAATCTGTAGATTCATTATTTGATAACACGCGTAAAGCTTCTGCAGTTAAAACAGAATCAAATAGACCATTAAAATCATTATCAGATTCATTAAAAGGTAAACAAGGTCGTTTCCGTCAAAACTTATTAGGTAAACGTGTAGATTATTCTGCTCGTTCGGTAATTGTCGTTGGACCAGAAATGAAAATGTATGAGTGTGGTTTGCCAAAAGATATGGCGGCTGAACTTTACAAACCATTCGTTATTCGTAAGTTAATCGAAAGAGGAATTGTAAAAACAGTTAAGTCGGCTAAGAAAATTATCGACAAAAAAGAGCCTGTAGTATGGGATATCCTTGAAAATGTAATTAAAGGTCATCCAGTATTACTTAACCGTGCTCCTACGTTACACCGTTTAGGTATTCAAGCATTCCAACCTAAATTAATTGAAGGAAAAGCAATTCAGTTACACCCATTGACATGTACGGCGTTTAATGCCGATTTCGATGGTGACCAGATGGCGGTTCACTTACCATTAGGACCAGAAGCTATTTTAGAAGCACAATTATTAATGTTGGCTTCTCACAATATCTTAAATCCTGCAAATGGTGCGCCTATCACGGTTCCTTCTCAGGACATGGTTCTTGGTCTTTACTATATGACTAAAGAGCGTTTATCAACTCCTGAGCATAAAATTTTAGGTGAAGGATTAACTTTCTATTCTGCTGAAGAGGTAAATATCGCTTTAAATGAAGGAAAATTAGAGTTGAATGCTAGAGTGAAAATTAGAGCAAAAGACTTTAATGAAAACGGTGAATTAGTTTATAAAATTATTCAAACAACTGCTGGTAGAGTATTATTTAACGAAGTAGTACCTGAAGCAGCTGGATATATCAATGAGGTATTAACTAAGAAATCACTACGTGATATTATTGGTAAAATCTTAGCGGTAACTGATGTTCCTACAACTGCAGCTTTCTTGGACAACATGAAAGATATGGGGTATAAGTTCGCATTCCGTGGAGGTTTATCATTCTCATTAGGTGATATTAGAATTCCAGAACAAAAAGAGAAATTAATCGCTGATGCTCGTGAGCAAGTAGAAGGAATTTCGATGAACTATAGCATGGGTCTTATTACGAATAACGAGCGTTATAACCAAGTTATTGATATCTGGACTTCAGCTAATGCGCAATTAACAGAGTTAGCAATGAAAAATATCCGTGAAGACCAACAAGGTTTCAACTCGGTATATATGATGCTTGATTCTGGAGCGAGGGGTTCTAAAGAGCAGATTCGTCAGTTAACTGGTATGCGTGGTTTGATGGCTAAGCCTAAAAAATCAACTGCTGGTGGTGGTGAAATTATCGAAAACCCAATTTTATCGAACTTTAAAGAAGGTCTTTCTATCCTTGAGTACTTTATTTCTACTCACGGTGCTCGTAAAGGTCTTGCGGATACCGCTCTTAAAACAGCCGATGCGGGTTATTTAACACGTCGTTTACATGACGTATCTCAAGATGTAATCGTAAACTCTGTAGATTGTGGTACATTAAGAGGTATTGAAGTTTCTGCTTTAAAGAAAAACGAAGAAATCGTTGAAACTTTAGGAGAAAGAATTTTAGGACGTGTGGCTTTACAAAATGTAATCAACCCATTAGATAATGAAATTTTAGTTCATGCTGGTGAGGAAATTACAGAAGCAATTGTTAAGAAGATCGAAGCTTCTCCAGTAGAGAGAGTTGATGTACGTTCGCCATTAACATGTGAGGCAACAAAAGGAATTTGTGCTAAATGTTATGGTAGAAACTTGGCAACAGGTAAGATGACTCAAAAAGGTGAAGCAGTTGGAGTTATTGCAGCGCAATCAATTGGTGAGCCTGGTACACAGTTAACACTTCGTACGTTCCACGTTGGAGGGGTTGCTGGAGGTATCTCTGAAGAATCTAGCATTGTAACTCGTTTTGCAGGTAGATTAGAAATTGAAGATTTAAAAACGGTTAAAGGTGAAGATGCTGAAGGAAATACTGTTGATATCGTAATTTCTCGTTCTACGGAGTTGAAATTAGTTGAGCCAAAAACAGGTATTGTATTAAATACACATTATATTCCTTACGGATCAAGTATTTTTGTAAATGATGGTGACATTGTTGAAAAAGGTACTACTATCTGTAAATGGGATCCATATAACGGGGTAATTATTTCTGAATTTACAGGTAAAGTAGGTTACGAAGATTTAGAACAAGGACAATCGTTCATTGTTGAAATCGACGAGCAAACTGGTTTCCAAGAGAAAGTAATTTCTGAAGGTAGAAATAAGAAATTAATCCCTACGTTACACATCTATGGTAAAGATGGCGAGTTAATTCGTTCATACAACTTACCAGTAGGAGCTCACCTTATGGTTAACGATGGAGAAAAAATTAAAGCTGGTAAGATTTTAGTTAAAATTCCTCGTCGTTCTTCTAAAGCAGGTGATATTACCGGAGGTTTACCAAGAATTACTGAGTTATTAGAAGCTCGTAATCCTTCAAACCCAGCGGTAGTTTCTGAAATTGACGGTGTTGTAACATTTGGAAAAATTAAGAGAGGTAACCGAGAAATCGCTATCGAGTCTAAATTTGGTGAAGTGAAGAAATACTTAGTAAAACTTTCAAACCAAATTTTAGTTCAAGAGAATGACTTCGTAAAAGCGGGAACTCCACTTTCTGATGGTGCAATTACTCCAGAAGATATCCTAAGAATTCAAGGTCCATCTGCTGTTCAACAGTACTTGGTTAACGAAATTCAAGAGGTGTACCGTTTACAAGGGGTAAAAATCAACGATAAACACTTTGAGGTAGTTATCCGTCAGATGATGCGTAAAGTAAGAATCGTGGATCCAGGAGATACTTTATTCTTAGAAGATCAATTGGCTCATACAAGTGATTTCATCGTTGAAAACGATAAATTATACGGAATGAAAGTAGTGGAAGATGCAGGTGATTCTGAGAATTTAAAACCAGGTCAAATTGTTTCTCCACGCCAATTAAGAGATGAAAATTCGTTATTAAAACGTAATGACAAGAACTTAGTTGTGGCTCGTGATGTTATTACAGCAACAGCTACTCCAGTATTACAAGGTATTACAAGAGCATCGTTACAAACGAAATCATTCATTTCTGCGGCATCGTTCCAGGAAACAACTAAAGTATTAAACGAAGCTGCAGTAGCAGGTAAAGTAGATACTTTAGAAGGATTGAAAGAAAATGTTATTGTAGGACATAGAATTCCAGCTGGTACTGGTATGAGAGATTACGATAATATTATTGTAGGTTCTAAAGAAGAATACAATGAATTAATGGCTGCTAAAGAAGAGTTTAACTACTAA